ATGCCAGGACGCCACCCCCGAGCATGATCGACGCAATCTTCGGTCCAATGATGTAGCCCACGCCCAACAGCTCGGGCGTCAGTGCGCCGCCGAGCATGCCGCCGCGCAGCCCTTTGCCGGCGGAATTGGTCAACGGAATGTTCACCTCGTCCTTCCACAGGTGCAGCGCCGTCATTACAAACTTGTGGATAAACGCCAGGCCAAAGCCCGTGAACACCGTTGCGGCCGTCGCCCCGCCCTCTTCACCCACGATCAGCACGTCGGCGCAAGCAGTCCCTTCCGGGTATTTCAGCCGACCATGCTGCTTGACGATGAAAGCCCGCCGTAGCGGAATCATCATCAAGATGCCGAGCAAGCCGCCCAGCACCCCCACGGTCATCACGCGCGTCAGTTCCATGTCCATGCCCAGGAGCATCAGGGCGGGAATGGTGACGCCGACGCCGAAGGCGATCGATTCGCCGGCCGAACCGGTCGTCTGCACGATGTTGTTTTCCAGGATCGTGGTGCGGCGAAAGCCCGTCAGGCGCGAGAAAAGCCGGAACAGCGTGATCGACAGGACGGCCACGGGAATCGACGCCGACACGGTCAACCCCACCTTCAGCACCAGATACAACGACGAAGCGCCGAAAATGATCCCCAGCACGGCGCCCACCAGGACGGCCGACAGGGTGAACTCGGGCATATCGGCCGAGTCTGGGACGTACGGGTCGTGGGCCGGAGGCGCGGATTGTCGGGTGCCGCGCGGCTCACTCGTGGCGGGGGCTGCCATGCAACGAGACTCCCTCAGATTCCTTGGGCGTGCGCCGGATCCGTCCGACTCGTCATTGGGCCTGCCTGGCCGGCGCTTGGCCAGCCTGGGCCGAGTGCCGCAGGGCCAGTGAAATCATTCGCGGCCGCGGCGAGCCCTCTCTCCACGCCGCTTCCGGCAGCGGCATTCTGTGGGTAAGAGTGGCGAGTTTGGGCAAGGAATGCAAGCCCTGTCGGGCCCACTAGCATGCCGGCGGCGGAATCACCACGATCAAGAGCCTCGCCCCTCGCAAGCGTCCTCAGGCCCGATCTTCCTGCTTCACGTCCCGAATCATTTGCAGGAAGGCATCCATCGAGGGGCAACGCTTATCGACCCGTTGCTCGACGCACGACATGATGGCCTTGCCCAGCACCGGGTTGATCTGGGGACGATACTTTTCGATTTCGGCCGGCGGATGCATGGCGTGCCCCATGGCTGCCCGGCCGTCGGTGCCGCGCTCCCAGGGGAGATTGAACGTGCAGATTTCGTAGGCACTCACGCCGAAGGAAAAGACATCGAGCCTCTGGTCGGTCGCCAGCCGCTTCACCAGCTCGGGCGCCATGTAATTGGGCGTTCCCGTGCGGTTGCCTGGCTGCATGAATTGCGGCGTGGCAGGCACAGTGAGACCGAAATCGATCAGCTTCAACTCCTTGCCGTCGGGCGAGACCATGAAATTGCGCGGGCAGACGTCGCGATGGATGTAGCCCGCCTGGTGAACGGCGCGCAAGGCCTCGGCCGCCTGGCGAATCAAGCTGACGCGGCGCCCGTCCAACAGAGCGCTGCGGCCGATCGTCAGCGAATTCAACCCCGGCCCGTCGATGAACTCCATCACGACAAAGGGCTCGCCCTGCAGCGTCGTGCCATGCGACAGCACGCGCACGACATTGGGGTGCGAGATGGCGGCGATGATTTCGCCTTCGAACGGTTTTTTCAACCCCTTGAAGCGAGCCTCGAACTCGGCCGTCTTTTTCGGATC
The sequence above is a segment of the Pirellulales bacterium genome. Coding sequences within it:
- a CDS encoding OPT/YSL family transporter → MAAPATSEPRGTRQSAPPAHDPYVPDSADMPEFTLSAVLVGAVLGIIFGASSLYLVLKVGLTVSASIPVAVLSITLFRLFSRLTGFRRTTILENNIVQTTGSAGESIAFGVGVTIPALMLLGMDMELTRVMTVGVLGGLLGILMMIPLRRAFIVKQHGRLKYPEGTACADVLIVGEEGGATAATVFTGFGLAFIHKFVMTALHLWKDEVNIPLTNSAGKGLRGGMLGGALTPELLGVGYIIGPKIASIMLGGGVLA
- a CDS encoding serine/threonine-protein kinase, with the translated sequence MGLLDSVKSVLTGGRVDVRGRYEFQREAISGTMSKFYMAKDRKSGQVVGLKILDPKKTAEFEARFKGLKKPFEGEIIAAISHPNVVRVLSHGTTLQGEPFVVMEFIDGPGLNSLTIGRSALLDGRRVSLIRQAAEALRAVHQAGYIHRDVCPRNFMVSPDGKELKLIDFGLTVPATPQFMQPGNRTGTPNYMAPELVKRLATDQRLDVFSFGVSAYEICTFNLPWERGTDGRAAMGHAMHPPAEIEKYRPQINPVLGKAIMSCVEQRVDKRCPSMDAFLQMIRDVKQEDRA